From a single Poseidonibacter antarcticus genomic region:
- a CDS encoding MalY/PatB family protein encodes MIYNFDEKINRKGTNCTKYDGLKKKFGYEDLKPLWVADMDFKTPSFINDEIIKATKNSLYGYSVDSDELYESIISWQKNRHSWEIEKKNIYMINGVVPAYSACIEAFSDIGDEVIVQTPIYPPLVNCVNTNKRKVVINELKEENGYYTMDLEDLKSKITKKTKILALCSPHNPVGRVWSKKELEDLSDICIENNITIVCDEIHSDITFKKFIPLASISPKIADITITLNSAGKTFNIAGLNCAYAISKNPKLLNTFKTIAIKREINSINFFGFIATKAAYENGGDFVDQLKEYLKENIEFTKEYLEENAPKIDFMLPEATYLLWLNFKKTELKHKEIEHKLLTQSKVALNDGESFGINGNSYFRLNVALRKEELKLALDDISKSFQ; translated from the coding sequence ATGATTTATAATTTTGATGAAAAAATTAATAGAAAAGGTACAAATTGTACTAAGTATGATGGTCTAAAAAAGAAATTTGGCTATGAAGATTTAAAACCACTTTGGGTTGCAGATATGGATTTCAAAACTCCAAGTTTTATAAATGATGAAATAATCAAAGCTACAAAAAATTCTCTTTATGGATATAGTGTTGATAGTGATGAATTATATGAGTCTATTATTTCATGGCAAAAAAATAGACATAGTTGGGAAATAGAGAAAAAAAACATTTATATGATAAATGGTGTAGTTCCTGCTTATTCTGCTTGCATTGAAGCTTTTAGTGATATTGGTGATGAAGTTATTGTTCAAACTCCTATTTACCCTCCTTTAGTTAATTGTGTAAACACAAATAAAAGAAAAGTAGTAATAAATGAATTAAAAGAAGAAAATGGTTATTACACAATGGATTTGGAAGATTTAAAATCTAAAATCACTAAAAAAACAAAAATTTTAGCTTTATGTTCACCTCATAATCCAGTAGGAAGAGTTTGGAGTAAAAAAGAACTAGAAGATTTAAGCGATATTTGTATTGAAAATAATATCACTATTGTATGTGATGAAATTCACTCAGATATTACATTTAAAAAGTTTATACCTCTTGCTTCAATTAGTCCAAAAATTGCAGATATTACAATTACTCTTAATTCAGCTGGTAAAACATTTAATATTGCAGGTTTAAATTGTGCTTATGCAATTAGTAAAAATCCTAAACTTTTAAATACATTTAAAACAATTGCAATAAAAAGAGAGATAAATTCAATAAACTTCTTTGGATTTATAGCAACAAAAGCAGCTTATGAAAATGGTGGAGATTTTGTAGACCAATTAAAAGAATATTTAAAAGAAAATATAGAATTTACAAAAGAATATTTAGAAGAAAATGCTCCAAAAATTGATTTTATGTTACCAGAAGCAACATATCTTTTATGGTTAAATTTCAAAAAAACTGAGTTAAAACATAAAGAAATTGAACATAAATTATTAACACAATCAAAGGTAGCTTTAAATGATGGAGAATCATTTGGTATCAATGGAAATTCATATTTTAGATTAAATGTGGCACTTAGAAAAGAAGAGTTAAAACTCGCATTAGATGATATATCAAAGAGTTTCCAGTAA
- a CDS encoding NADH-quinone oxidoreductase subunit B: MGLGAEASLGDSIVTTKLDHAINWGRSYSLWPMVFGTACCGIEFMSVAGAKYDLSRFGAEVVRFSPRQADLLIVAGTISYKQAPILKKIYEQMCEPKWVISMGACACSGGFYDNYTTVQGIDQIIPVDEYVAGCPPRPEAVLDAIMRIQEKANDESILKDRVKEYKGFLDA, encoded by the coding sequence ATGGGATTAGGAGCGGAAGCTAGTTTAGGCGATTCTATTGTAACAACAAAACTTGATCATGCAATAAATTGGGGTAGATCATACTCTTTATGGCCAATGGTTTTTGGAACTGCTTGTTGTGGTATTGAGTTTATGAGTGTTGCTGGTGCGAAGTATGACTTATCTAGATTTGGAGCTGAAGTTGTAAGATTTTCTCCAAGACAAGCTGATTTACTTATAGTTGCAGGAACTATTTCATATAAACAAGCTCCTATTTTAAAGAAAATTTATGAGCAAATGTGTGAGCCAAAATGGGTTATTTCTATGGGTGCTTGTGCTTGTTCTGGTGGATTTTATGATAACTATACAACTGTTCAAGGAATTGATCAAATTATTCCAGTTGATGAATATGTAGCTGGTTGTCCTCCAAGACCTGAAGCTGTATTAGATGCAATTATGCGAATTCAAGAAAAAGCTAATGATGAATCAATTTTAAAAGATAGAGTTAAAGAGTATAAAGGATTCCTAGATGCTTAA
- a CDS encoding ABC transporter ATP-binding protein, protein MLSINNLSISFNDTKILEDVNFQVMQGEITTLLGSSGCGKTTILRAIAGLQREHEGTICIGNTCVSSKEVYTQDREVGYIFQDYALFPHLNVEENIAFALDKLSKKDRNKRVNDLLEQFDIVSHRKKQIHQLSGGQQQRVAIARAMANKPKILLLDEPFANLDAQLRYKTKMWLKNIIKKYNLSAILVTHDKKEALSISDKIGIIHNKKLLQFDKTEIIYNKPVNYYIANFLAEINILPDIFVENLGLKIKNNQIAIIEISKCNLSNKNNLVEIEIIDKSFCGEYYEVLIKPKETKNNDLIMIKSTLENINLEKNIYLDLLKEDVKVILK, encoded by the coding sequence ATGCTAAGTATTAATAACTTATCAATATCTTTTAATGATACAAAAATTTTAGAAGATGTAAACTTTCAAGTTATGCAAGGTGAAATCACTACACTTTTAGGTTCAAGTGGTTGTGGTAAAACTACAATTTTAAGAGCAATTGCAGGACTACAAAGAGAACATGAAGGAACTATTTGTATTGGAAATACTTGTGTATCTTCAAAAGAAGTTTATACACAAGATAGAGAAGTTGGATATATTTTCCAAGATTATGCACTATTCCCTCACTTAAATGTAGAAGAAAATATAGCTTTTGCTTTAGATAAACTATCAAAAAAAGATAGAAATAAAAGAGTAAATGATTTATTAGAACAATTTGATATTGTATCTCATAGAAAAAAACAAATCCATCAGCTTTCAGGTGGACAGCAACAAAGAGTAGCAATTGCACGTGCGATGGCAAATAAACCAAAGATTTTATTATTAGATGAACCTTTTGCAAACCTTGATGCACAACTTAGATATAAAACTAAAATGTGGTTAAAAAATATTATCAAAAAGTATAATCTTTCTGCAATTTTAGTAACGCATGATAAAAAAGAAGCTTTAAGTATTTCAGATAAAATTGGTATTATTCATAATAAAAAATTACTACAATTTGATAAAACAGAAATCATTTATAATAAACCAGTTAATTATTATATTGCAAATTTTTTAGCAGAAATAAATATATTACCAGATATTTTTGTGGAAAACTTAGGATTAAAGATAAAGAATAATCAAATAGCAATAATAGAAATATCTAAATGTAATCTATCAAATAAAAACAATCTTGTTGAAATTGAGATTATTGATAAATCCTTTTGTGGAGAGTATTATGAAGTACTTATTAAACCAAAAGAGACAAAAAATAATGACTTAATAATGATCAAATCAACACTTGAAAACATAAATTTAGAAAAAAATATCTATTTAGATTTATTAAAAGAGGATGTAAAAGTTATTTTAAAATAA
- a CDS encoding diguanylate cyclase, whose protein sequence is MTLQLDWLNQFQFAGYYIAKEKGFYKENNLDVTIKEFKNKTNLIKSVLENNNTYAIGKSSLIIDKLNNKNIILLAAIFQTSPLSLMSLKKSNINNINDLKNKKVMITPSARNSASIKAMIKSQGLSLDDIDFIPHSLNINDLINGKTDAIACNLSNEPYILKNKNIEFNLFNPIDYGFDFYSGILFTSSKELNTNPQRARDFYDASIKGWNYAFSNIEESAKIIYEKYNTQNKTLDSLIYEGKILKTFAYKNNPKYLGYINPSKINELKRLYLILGLAHNSKINLDNFIFDEKKVILSYLESKFLKDNTFALMTSTKNIPFSFKKENTVKGIEFDLFKLISKRMGITYNIIEKPKDLSIFKYIKTNDIYFEFNYSKDLLDLDKMIYSNSIFNIPIALATSNDKNFITDLSILSGKKIAILKNSDIYHKLKSKYKDINYIPIKTKEEGFKLLKNKKVFGYIDNVLSLSHTIIKEKLPNIKISGTVPFNLEMRIATNKENFLLINIINKIIPYLKKEEKEEILKQYQLTLIKQIDDYSWIYKYILPLLLVLIIISIFNNRMRKEIFKRKQAEKDLKDSANRDSLTCIYNRGKIDKLIELQIKNSKISKEMFSIIFFDIDNFKQINDTFGHNKGDSVLIEMTSLISKNIRETDILGRWGGEEFIIILPKTTSDKAFILADNLRELISKNDFNLNKHITISLGIAQYTKKDTKEDLIQRADEAMYYIKTRGKNAVKIL, encoded by the coding sequence TTGACTTTACAATTAGATTGGCTAAATCAATTTCAATTTGCTGGGTATTATATTGCAAAAGAAAAAGGTTTTTACAAAGAAAATAATTTAGATGTAACAATAAAAGAGTTTAAAAATAAAACAAATCTTATTAAAAGTGTTTTAGAAAATAATAATACATATGCAATTGGAAAATCTTCATTAATAATTGATAAATTGAATAATAAAAATATTATTCTACTTGCAGCAATTTTTCAAACATCACCTTTAAGTTTAATGAGTCTAAAAAAATCTAATATAAATAATATTAACGATCTAAAAAATAAAAAAGTTATGATTACACCTTCTGCAAGGAATTCTGCAAGTATAAAAGCCATGATCAAATCTCAAGGTCTTTCCCTAGATGATATAGACTTTATACCTCACTCACTTAATATAAATGATTTAATTAATGGGAAAACTGATGCAATAGCTTGTAATTTATCAAATGAACCATATATCTTAAAAAATAAGAATATAGAATTTAATCTATTTAACCCAATTGATTATGGTTTTGATTTTTATTCAGGGATACTATTTACATCAAGTAAAGAATTAAATACAAATCCACAAAGAGCAAGAGATTTTTATGATGCTAGTATAAAAGGTTGGAATTATGCATTTTCAAATATTGAAGAAAGTGCCAAAATTATATATGAAAAATATAACACTCAAAATAAAACCTTAGATTCTTTAATATATGAAGGAAAGATATTAAAAACATTTGCTTATAAGAATAATCCAAAATATTTAGGTTATATAAATCCTTCTAAAATTAATGAACTTAAAAGATTATATTTAATTTTAGGTTTAGCTCATAATTCAAAAATCAATCTTGATAACTTTATTTTTGATGAGAAAAAAGTAATTTTAAGTTATCTAGAGAGTAAGTTCCTAAAAGATAATACTTTTGCTTTAATGACTAGTACAAAAAATATACCTTTTAGTTTTAAGAAAGAAAATACAGTAAAAGGTATTGAATTTGATCTGTTTAAATTAATTAGTAAAAGAATGGGTATTACCTACAATATAATTGAAAAACCAAAAGATCTTTCAATATTTAAATATATTAAAACTAATGATATTTATTTTGAATTTAATTACTCAAAAGATTTACTTGATTTAGACAAAATGATTTATAGTAATTCTATTTTTAATATTCCAATTGCACTTGCAACTAGTAATGATAAAAATTTTATTACAGATTTGTCAATATTGAGCGGAAAAAAAATTGCTATTTTAAAGAATTCTGATATTTATCATAAATTAAAATCAAAGTACAAAGATATAAATTACATACCTATTAAAACAAAAGAAGAAGGTTTTAAGTTACTAAAAAATAAAAAAGTTTTTGGATATATTGATAATGTTTTGTCCCTTTCTCACACCATAATAAAAGAAAAATTACCAAATATAAAAATATCTGGTACAGTTCCTTTTAATCTTGAAATGAGAATAGCGACAAATAAAGAAAATTTTCTATTAATAAATATTATTAATAAAATTATTCCTTACTTAAAGAAAGAAGAAAAGGAAGAGATTCTAAAACAATATCAGTTAACATTAATTAAACAAATTGATGATTATTCTTGGATTTATAAATATATTCTTCCATTGTTACTTGTATTAATAATTATTTCTATTTTTAATAATAGAATGAGAAAAGAAATTTTTAAAAGAAAACAAGCTGAAAAAGATTTAAAAGATTCTGCCAATAGAGATAGTCTAACATGTATTTATAATAGAGGCAAAATAGATAAGCTTATTGAATTACAAATTAAGAATTCTAAAATTTCAAAAGAAATGTTTTCTATAATATTCTTTGATATTGATAACTTTAAACAAATAAATGATACTTTTGGCCATAATAAGGGAGATAGTGTACTTATAGAAATGACTTCATTAATATCAAAAAATATCCGAGAAACAGATATTTTAGGAAGATGGGGAGGAGAAGAATTTATTATTATCCTTCCTAAAACAACTTCGGATAAAGCCTTTATTTTAGCAGACAATTTAAGGGAATTAATTAGTAAAAATGATTTTAATTTAAATAAACATATTACAATTAGCTTAGGCATAGCTCAATATACGAAAAAAGATACAAAAGAAGATTTAATTCAAAGAGCAGATGAAGCAATGTATTATATAAAAACAAGAGGGAAAAACGCAGTAAAGATTTTATAA
- a CDS encoding NADH-quinone oxidoreductase subunit NuoE family protein translates to MKTFVFTKENEEKFQEQLKKYPNSDSMMLPCLWLVQEQENWISPEAMIFIANKLKKTPIQVYEVATFYTMFNLKPIGTYHIEVCKTLSCMMMGANDLIKFMKDTVGIEPGQTSEDGKFHLSTVECMGACGGAPMFAINGEYKENQSVQSLKKLVEGCK, encoded by the coding sequence ATGAAAACATTTGTATTTACTAAAGAGAATGAAGAGAAATTTCAAGAACAATTAAAAAAATATCCTAATAGCGATTCTATGATGTTACCTTGTTTATGGCTAGTTCAAGAACAAGAAAACTGGATTTCGCCAGAAGCTATGATTTTTATTGCAAATAAATTAAAGAAAACTCCAATTCAAGTATATGAAGTAGCGACTTTTTATACTATGTTTAATTTAAAACCAATTGGTACTTATCATATTGAAGTTTGTAAAACATTGTCTTGTATGATGATGGGAGCAAATGATTTAATCAAATTTATGAAAGATACAGTTGGTATTGAACCTGGACAAACAAGTGAAGATGGTAAATTTCACTTAAGTACAGTTGAATGTATGGGTGCTTGTGGTGGCGCACCAATGTTTGCTATAAATGGTGAATATAAAGAAAATCAAAGTGTACAATCCTTGAAAAAACTTGTAGAAGGATGTAAATAA
- the nuoF gene encoding NADH-quinone oxidoreductase subunit NuoF yields the protein MLVKVVSKKFDIPNYHKLEVAQQNGAYSSIEKLFTMTPDEVTNEVVNSGLRGKGGGGAPCGPKWKLMPKDDPRPAYLIVNGDESEPGTFKDRQIFQYDPHLLIEGIICASYAINAHHAYIYIRGEYKFFSDRVDEAIQEAYKAGIIGESVMGHDYKMEITVHRGAGAYICGEKSALIESLEGKRGHPRLKPHGKECEWFFGNPATVNNVETIATVPFIVENGYEAYTAYGTQKSPGTMLFAMSGPVKNPGVYELAFGNKMIDFLNEVGGGMRDGKKLKAVIPGGSSCPILTADEVEKAVLDYESMWDIGSTLGTGGMIVIDEDTCMVKAAKNLIEFYHHESCGQCTPCREGCGWIDNILTKILNGEGSKKDIDTINDVCVSLNGKTICVFAPAVKDIIQSMVQKFPQEFEAYFKN from the coding sequence ATGCTAGTTAAAGTTGTAAGCAAAAAATTTGATATTCCAAATTATCATAAATTAGAAGTTGCACAACAAAATGGTGCATATTCTTCGATAGAAAAACTTTTTACAATGACTCCTGATGAAGTAACAAATGAAGTAGTAAATTCAGGTTTAAGAGGAAAAGGTGGAGGTGGTGCACCTTGTGGTCCAAAGTGGAAACTTATGCCAAAAGATGATCCAAGACCAGCATACTTAATAGTAAATGGGGATGAAAGTGAACCAGGAACTTTTAAAGATAGACAAATATTCCAATATGATCCACATCTTTTAATAGAAGGAATAATTTGTGCATCGTATGCAATAAATGCACATCATGCTTATATTTATATAAGAGGTGAATACAAATTTTTTAGTGATCGTGTTGATGAAGCAATACAAGAAGCATATAAAGCTGGAATTATTGGTGAGAGTGTTATGGGTCATGATTATAAAATGGAAATAACAGTTCATCGAGGTGCTGGGGCTTATATCTGTGGTGAAAAATCAGCACTTATTGAATCGCTTGAAGGTAAAAGAGGACATCCAAGACTTAAACCACATGGAAAAGAGTGTGAATGGTTCTTTGGAAATCCAGCAACTGTAAATAATGTTGAAACAATTGCAACTGTTCCTTTTATTGTTGAAAATGGATATGAAGCTTATACAGCTTATGGAACACAAAAATCACCTGGAACAATGTTATTTGCAATGAGCGGACCTGTTAAAAATCCAGGAGTTTATGAGTTAGCATTTGGAAACAAAATGATTGACTTCTTAAATGAAGTTGGTGGTGGTATGAGAGATGGTAAAAAACTAAAAGCAGTTATACCAGGAGGTTCATCTTGTCCAATTTTAACAGCCGATGAAGTAGAAAAAGCTGTATTGGATTATGAATCTATGTGGGATATTGGTTCTACATTAGGAACAGGTGGAATGATTGTAATTGATGAAGACACTTGTATGGTTAAAGCTGCAAAAAACTTAATTGAATTTTATCATCATGAATCATGTGGACAATGTACACCTTGTAGAGAAGGTTGTGGTTGGATTGATAATATATTGACAAAAATTCTTAACGGTGAGGGTTCAAAAAAAGATATTGATACGATAAATGATGTATGTGTATCTTTAAACGGTAAAACAATTTGTGTATTTGCACCAGCTGTTAAAGATATTATTCAAAGCATGGTGCAAAAATTCCCACAAGAATTTGAAGCATACTTTAAAAATTAA
- a CDS encoding NADH-quinone oxidoreductase subunit A has translation MSTELVLASVIFVTIGFILVAVFVLTRFIGPKDELAQMKNTVYESGVSNPVGGTNIRFSIKFYLVAILFVLFDVEIIFMFPWAVNIKELGYLGLFEMFMFMGLLFAGLIYIYKKKALSWD, from the coding sequence ATGTCTACAGAACTAGTTCTTGCATCTGTTATTTTTGTTACAATTGGTTTCATTTTAGTGGCAGTCTTCGTACTTACTAGATTTATAGGTCCTAAAGATGAACTAGCTCAAATGAAAAATACAGTATACGAAAGTGGTGTTTCGAACCCTGTAGGTGGCACTAATATAAGGTTTTCTATTAAATTTTATTTAGTTGCTATTTTATTCGTTTTATTTGATGTGGAAATAATCTTTATGTTTCCTTGGGCTGTAAATATTAAAGAACTAGGATACTTAGGACTTTTTGAAATGTTCATGTTTATGGGACTTTTATTTGCAGGATTAATATATATCTATAAGAAAAAGGCATTATCATGGGATTAG
- a CDS encoding NADH-quinone oxidoreductase subunit D — protein MLKCDMIIDSSEIKTTILKLKNEEEYTILLDVTIIDYLKYPDVTPSRFAVVYILRNKTFKKQISIKSYIDDSTLTVDSLTQIYKSANWAEREAYDQYGINFNGHPNLKRLLNHHQFIGHPLRKDYEITKGQICTETEDLMDEMDPLLIKKGYTPEEINDLMLLNVGPSHPASHGTIRNFVAMEGETITACVTEIGYLHRGFEKSCENHTYSQVIPYTDRLNYCSAILNNIGYAKAVEEMLKIDITQRAKSIRVIIGELSRIIDHLVCNAANMVDLGGLTNFWYLFAPRDTAYDLLSKLTGARLTNTYTRIGGLEFDLYDGFAQDLENVLKEVETACSDALSLIAHNRIFQDRTQDVGVIDSDFALSAGISGPNLRSTGVAYDLRKDKPYYGYENYDFDVVIGSHGDVYDRMMCRFEEMVQSTKIIRQAMKELPDGPINVDAPGVLLPSKKDVYGNIEGLMNQFKLTFEGIKVPKGEYYSSTEAGNGELGFFIVSDGEGRPYKVKCRPPCFYSLGAYSNIVEGGMLADAVVTMASMNFIAGEFDR, from the coding sequence ATGCTTAAATGTGATATGATAATTGATTCAAGCGAAATAAAAACAACAATATTAAAATTAAAAAATGAAGAAGAATATACAATACTCTTAGATGTAACTATTATAGATTATTTAAAATATCCTGATGTTACGCCTAGTCGTTTTGCTGTTGTTTATATATTAAGAAATAAAACATTTAAAAAACAAATATCAATAAAATCATATATAGATGATTCAACATTAACAGTTGATTCTTTAACACAAATTTATAAATCAGCAAATTGGGCGGAAAGAGAAGCTTATGACCAATATGGTATTAACTTCAATGGTCATCCAAATTTAAAAAGACTTTTAAATCATCATCAATTCATAGGTCATCCTTTAAGAAAAGATTATGAAATTACAAAAGGTCAAATTTGTACAGAGACCGAAGATTTAATGGATGAAATGGATCCATTATTAATAAAAAAAGGTTATACACCAGAAGAAATAAACGATTTAATGCTTTTAAATGTTGGTCCTTCTCATCCTGCTTCACACGGTACAATTAGAAATTTTGTAGCAATGGAAGGTGAAACAATAACAGCTTGTGTTACAGAAATTGGATATTTACATAGAGGTTTTGAAAAATCTTGTGAAAACCATACATATTCACAAGTAATTCCTTATACAGATAGATTAAACTATTGTAGTGCTATTTTAAATAATATAGGTTATGCAAAAGCAGTTGAAGAAATGTTAAAAATTGATATTACACAACGTGCTAAATCAATTAGAGTAATAATTGGTGAGTTAAGTAGAATCATTGATCATCTTGTTTGTAATGCTGCAAATATGGTTGATTTAGGTGGACTTACAAATTTCTGGTATTTATTTGCCCCAAGAGATACTGCTTATGATTTATTATCAAAATTAACAGGTGCAAGACTTACTAATACTTATACTAGAATTGGTGGTTTAGAGTTTGATTTATATGATGGATTTGCCCAAGATTTAGAAAATGTATTAAAAGAAGTAGAAACAGCTTGTTCAGATGCATTAAGCTTAATTGCTCATAATAGAATATTTCAAGATAGAACACAAGATGTAGGTGTAATTGACTCTGATTTTGCTTTAAGTGCTGGTATTTCAGGACCAAATTTACGTTCAACTGGTGTTGCTTATGACTTACGAAAAGATAAACCTTATTATGGTTATGAAAATTACGATTTTGATGTTGTAATAGGCTCACATGGTGATGTCTATGATAGAATGATGTGTAGATTTGAAGAAATGGTTCAAAGTACAAAAATCATAAGACAAGCAATGAAAGAATTACCAGATGGTCCTATAAATGTAGATGCACCTGGTGTTTTATTACCATCTAAAAAAGATGTTTATGGAAATATTGAAGGTTTAATGAATCAATTTAAACTTACATTTGAAGGTATCAAAGTACCTAAAGGTGAATATTATTCTTCAACTGAAGCAGGAAATGGTGAGCTTGGTTTCTTTATAGTTAGTGATGGTGAAGGTAGACCTTACAAAGTAAAATGTAGACCTCCTTGTTTTTATTCACTTGGAGCTTATTCTAATATAGTAGAAGGTGGAATGCTAGCAGATGCTGTTGTAACAATGGCAAGTATGAACTTTATTGCTGGGGAGTTTGATAGATAA
- a CDS encoding menaquinone biosynthesis decarboxylase, protein MKKAIELLKKNDLLKIIDDELDINLEIPHIAYIEVKKEDSKALLFTNVVDKKNNKKFDIPVLMNVFANEKAVKLFIGDGDKIGAEIESLLKMKPPTTMSEKLSTFGKMFALKNTIPKKNKGKGECQEVIKLGADAKLSDLPILTTWEQDGGPFITMGQVYTTSLNGELKNLGMYRLQVYSDNTLGMHWQIHKDSNHFFHEYKKAGKKMPVSIGIGGDPMYIWCGQAPLPIGIFELMLYGFVKNKNAQLVKSITNDIWVPKDNDFVIEGFVDPSKMKIEGPFGDHTGYYTLEEEYPFMEVTAITSKRKPTFLATVVGKPPLEDKYMGHATERIFLPLLKTTAPDLIDYYMPENGVFHNLILAKIKTLYPGHAQQMMHAFWGVGQMSFVKHALFVNEDAPALDDHKAITEHILNRINIDDIMISKGVVDALDHSSPKFALGGKLGLDCTGDEIDELGITLLSDEELLLKAQTITDEVKDLRQYFTNTKNPLTLISVDKARNQKHLFEDLKPLLENIKILIIVDASNQNDLDNLYMLLWRVVNNIDSNRDLYFESNTICLDGTNKNSFDNFKRRWPDDVDCTPSVLESLQKRGIIDISEEFKKKYQL, encoded by the coding sequence ATGAAAAAAGCAATTGAACTATTAAAAAAGAATGATTTATTAAAAATTATAGATGATGAACTAGATATTAATTTAGAAATTCCTCATATCGCATATATTGAAGTGAAAAAAGAAGATTCTAAAGCATTGTTATTTACAAATGTAGTTGATAAAAAAAACAATAAAAAATTTGATATACCAGTTTTAATGAATGTTTTTGCAAATGAAAAAGCAGTAAAATTATTCATAGGTGATGGGGACAAAATAGGTGCTGAAATTGAAAGTTTACTAAAAATGAAACCACCTACAACAATGTCAGAAAAACTATCAACATTTGGAAAAATGTTTGCACTAAAAAACACAATTCCAAAAAAGAACAAAGGAAAAGGGGAGTGTCAAGAAGTTATAAAACTTGGAGCTGATGCAAAGCTATCTGATTTACCAATTTTAACAACTTGGGAGCAAGATGGTGGACCTTTTATAACTATGGGACAGGTTTATACTACTTCTTTAAATGGTGAGCTTAAAAACCTTGGAATGTATAGACTTCAAGTTTATTCTGATAATACTTTAGGAATGCATTGGCAAATTCATAAAGATTCAAATCACTTCTTCCACGAATACAAAAAAGCAGGTAAAAAAATGCCAGTTTCAATTGGAATTGGTGGCGATCCTATGTATATTTGGTGTGGACAAGCACCACTTCCTATTGGAATTTTTGAACTTATGCTTTATGGTTTTGTTAAAAACAAAAATGCACAATTAGTAAAATCAATTACAAATGATATTTGGGTTCCAAAAGATAATGACTTTGTAATAGAAGGTTTTGTAGATCCTTCAAAAATGAAAATAGAAGGACCATTTGGTGATCATACAGGTTATTATACACTTGAAGAAGAGTATCCATTTATGGAAGTTACTGCAATTACAAGTAAAAGAAAACCAACTTTTCTTGCAACTGTAGTAGGAAAACCACCTTTAGAAGATAAATATATGGGTCATGCAACGGAGAGAATTTTCTTGCCATTACTTAAAACAACTGCTCCCGATTTAATTGATTATTATATGCCTGAAAATGGAGTATTTCATAATTTAATCTTAGCAAAAATAAAAACATTATATCCAGGTCACGCTCAGCAAATGATGCATGCTTTTTGGGGTGTTGGACAAATGTCTTTTGTAAAACACGCACTTTTTGTAAATGAAGATGCTCCTGCTTTAGATGATCACAAAGCAATTACTGAACATATATTAAATAGAATAAATATTGATGATATTATGATTTCAAAAGGTGTAGTTGATGCTCTTGATCATTCAAGTCCAAAGTTTGCACTTGGTGGAAAACTAGGACTTGATTGTACAGGTGATGAAATAGATGAATTAGGAATTACACTGTTAAGTGATGAAGAATTACTATTAAAAGCACAAACAATTACAGATGAAGTAAAAGATTTAAGACAATATTTTACAAATACAAAAAATCCTTTAACTCTAATAAGCGTTGATAAAGCTAGAAACCAAAAGCATTTATTTGAAGATTTAAAACCACTTTTAGAAAATATTAAAATATTGATTATTGTAGATGCATCAAATCAAAATGACCTAGATAATCTTTATATGTTACTTTGGAGAGTTGTTAATAATATTGATTCAAATAGAGATCTTTATTTCGAGTCAAATACTATTTGTTTAGATGGTACAAATAAAAACTCATTTGATAATTTTAAGAGAAGATGGCCTGATGATGTTGATTGTACTCCAAGTGTATTAGAATCACTTCAGAAAAGAGGAATTATTGATATAAGTGAAGAGTTTAAGAAAAAGTATCAACTATAG